A window from Symphalangus syndactylus isolate Jambi chromosome 22, NHGRI_mSymSyn1-v2.1_pri, whole genome shotgun sequence encodes these proteins:
- the SPSB1 gene encoding SPRY domain-containing SOCS box protein 1 — MGQKVTGGIKTVDMRDPTYRPLKQELQGLDYCKPTRLDLLLDMPPVSYDVQLLHSWNNNDRSLNVFVKEDDKLIFHRHPVAQSTDAIRGKVGYTRGLHVWQITWAMRQRGTHAVVGVATADAPLHSVGYTTLVGNNHESWGWDLGRNRLYHDGKNQPSKTYPAFLEPDETFIVPDSFLVALDMDDGTLSFIVDGQYMGVAFRGLKGKKLYPVVSAVWGHCEIRMRYLNGLDPEPLPLMDLCRRSVRLALGKERLGEIHTLPLPASLKAYLLYQ, encoded by the exons ATGGGTCAGAAGGTCACTGGAGGGATCAAGACTGTGGACATGAGGGACCCCACGTACCGGCCCCTGAAGCAGGAGCTCCAGGGTCTGGATTACTGCAAGCCCACCCGGCTGGATCTGCTACTGGACATGCCCCCCGTGTCCTACGATGTCCAGCTGCTGCATTCATGGAACAATAACGACCGGTCGCTCAACGTCTTCGTGAAGGAGGACGACAAGCTCATCTTTCACCGGCATCCGGTGGCCCAGAGCACGGACGCTATCAGGGGCAAAGTCGGGTATACCCGTGGGCTGCACGTGTGGCAGATCACGTGGGCCATGAGACAGCGGGGCACACACGCCGTGGTGGGGGTGGCGACGGCAGACGCCCCCCTGCACTCTGTCGGGTACACAACCCTCGTGGGGAATAACCACGAGTCCTGGGGCTGGGACTTGGGGCGCAACCGGCTGTACCACGACGGCAAGAACCAGCCAAGCAAAACATACCCAGCCTTTCTGGAACCAGATGAGACATTCATTGTCCCTGACTCCTTCCTGGTAGCCCTGGACATGGACGACGGGACGCTGAGCTTCATTGTGGATGGACAGTACATGGGAGTGGCTTTTCGGGGACTCAAGGGCAAAAAACTGTATCCTGTAGTGAGTGCCGTCTGGGGCCACTGTGAGATCCGAATGCGCTACTTGAACGGACTCGATC CCGAGCCGCTGCCGCTCATGGATTTGTGCCGTCGCTCGGTGCGCCTGGCCCTGGGGAAGGAGCGCCTGGGGGAGATCCACACGCTGCCACTGCCGGCTTCCCTCAAGGCCTACCTCCTCTACCAGTGA